TTTTTTCCACTGTTCCACACTTGCTGTGAGCCTGACACAGCGACCAGAGCTCTGAAGATGATAAGCGGAGTAATAAAAAAGCTCTTTGAAGCACACCCCTGAAGCTCCATGAGCCCTGATCGTCCCTTCATGCCGTGTttctgcagcctggctggccAGGGCAGCGAGCAGGAGGTCCACTCCAGGTGGTCTGAGCTGCTGAAAGTAGTGTCATTAAAGAACTCCAACTTAATAATGATAATTGAATTAAAGGATTGTTATGGAATATTTCATGCTTGTTTCCAAGTGGGCTTGTAACTTGCTAAAACTTTTTGAAACCCAGCTGCTGTAAATAACAGCTCATGTGCTTTCCCAACACCTTACCTTTCTTGCTCAATACCGGGTATCTACTTAGgaactgtttttcaaaacactgTGCACTTTGCACAATTAATTTGGGGAAGTCTGTGGTGTGTCCCAATGCTCAAAGAAGGGCTGTGACAGGCTGGGGAAATCACATGTATGCAGTCAACGTATGGAAACAAATAAGCACATTTTTATACATGCAATCTCAGGCAGGATTGCTTAGAAATGGTGAAGTGCTTTAAAACAATGCCATAATATTCTTAAATGCCAAGTGTCATATGAAATATTATTCAGAAtcacttctctctccttcccaacCTCCCTGCAAGCAAGTGGGATCTGCACAGCCCAGCCATGGGTGCTGGGAACAGCATCAGCTGTTAGTGGCGCATTATTAACAACTGGAATTATTAACTCTGTTTCAGAAAGCTGTTCTGTGCCTCTACACGCAGTtgtttgcaaaattatttggaaaattcATCTTGCACCTGATCCCTCCCTTTTTTAATGAACTGTGTCATGCTGTCAGACAATGCTGATGGACAACAGAAAGcaaggagaaagggaaatagCACCTGAAATGAGAGGCAGAGCCTTTCCCACAAAGCACCTCACTCACAGAGttaaagcagagcaaaacaaggGGAGATTAAAAGAGGAATTGCACCGTGGGAGGGGGTGTCAGTGTGGTGGGACCTGGGTCCCTGTAGGGAAGGTGAATTTCCTGGTTCCTCACTTACTGCCAAAACTTTTAGCCACCAGGAAGATGCTGATGGTACCTGGCTCCAGTTTGGTGCCCTCCTCTAGTCCCAGTTGTCCTGCTTCTGGCTGGCTCTGcttctccagccacagctcTAGGGAGAACCTCTCTGCTTGTGGGGCATTGTTGCTTTTTGTCTCCTTCAACATCTGGTTGGAAAGTAGGAAAACTCCCTCTTTGTAGTGACCAGAGATACCCCTGGGCTCCAGGGAAACTGTATAACCACTGGAACTCTTGGCATCCTCACTCCCTGCTCAGGTCTGCATCCCATTCCTATTTTTGCcactcttctcttttttccaagcaaattACTGAGGAATCCTCCACCTGCCAAGCACCAACCCAACCTTCATCAGATAATACTCCCTGCAAAAATTGTGCAGCAGAGTTTTTTGTGTGGTTGACATTCATTTTCAAGCTTCACAGTGTCTTGTAGGCCctgtgaaagaaaggaaagagaaaagtggGAATGATTTCTTGCTTCCCCTGCCCTGGTAGGGCGATGTTTCTCAGCCTCCACAGGCAGGAGATGTGTGGGAAGCAAAAGGTTAAGAGGAGTTTCTGTGGCCACTGGTTTTGAGATAAGCAAGTACAGTTTGTCATGCAGCCTAAAAGGAGATCTGGCTTCTGCATCCCCCAAATTCTTGCTCCTCTACTCTCTGGCACTACACCATGCAGGAAAATTACTGATTGACCATCATGTCCCAGAGGTGCTGGATCTGACCAGTGATCCTGCCATGCTGAGGCAGAGAACAGCCAGGGGGATGACAGCAAACACCCTTCAGAAGGAAGACCTAGCTCCTGCACATACTGTTTTGCTACAGCTCCTGTGTTACTCAGTTCCTTAAATTATAGAGAAAGTGTTTAATGTTCCTTGTCCTCAATTTCTCCCTCCAGCACGGCTGCACTCTGGTTAGGCAGAGGTCAGAACCAGCAGGACATGACTACTCATTGGAGAGGGAAGGacttccagtttttctttttcccactttttatttcagaatggTCTGAACTCTCCTCAGATCACAGCAGCTGTGACATCCAGTGGCAGCTCTGTAGTGTTTGGAGTCCCCCAAGACAGCTTAGCTGAGTGGTTTCACAAGAAGAGCCATCTCATCACCACAGTCAGGACAAGGAAAATTCTGTTACTTACAGCCACAGCAAACTCCCTCTCTTCAGGCCAGAAGCCTCAGCAAAGCCCAGGCTGGCTGATGAGATGGATTTATTTGCTAAAACGCTGTTTGCTGCAGCCAGACCAATAAAGAGATCTGCTGGAGGTCTTAGCTCTCCAGACCCAGGAGGGCTCTGTTTCCTTTGCCTTGTGCTATCTTTGCACAAATCTGAATCCAAATGACTTGTCTAGAGGCCAAACCAGCTTCAGAAATAGGAATTGGGCTTGTAAGAGGAAGACAGTTGATAACAGCACGGGCAAAAGCATCCTGAGCATCGTCGCAGCTTTGCCTGCAGTGAGCTGATGCTTTGTCTTCCTGCTGTCGCTGCGTCCCTTTTCACTCCTCTTCCCCATGCCTTTGTAGTTGGATGCCTGACATACTCTCTATTAGTCTCTGCTGCCTTGTAATGAACatcaaaagaatgaaaagatgATGTATCAGAGATCAGGACCCAGAGCAATCGTTAATAGAAGGGAATACGTTAGGCACACCACGGCTCAAtgggaaatatattttccatctGCCTTTGTTACAGACATCTAAGGGAAGGCTTGGCATTGTCTCAAGCAGCCAGAGATGGGGTTGaaacatgggggttttttgagaaaAGCCAGCAGTCAGGGAAAATCCTTGTACAGATGAAGGTCTTTCTGAATCTGAGTGATCTGAAGAGCGCAGGTCAGGCTTTGGAAGGAAACGGGCAGGCAGGGGGAGCAGCATCCCACCGGTAGCAAATTCATAACCAGGGAGCTGAACACAATCCAGCCCCTTCAAAAATGGAGAAGTGGCCGCAGGGGCTGACAGGGGTGAGACAGGGAACTTGGCAGAGCTGACAAGGGCTGGAAGGACAGAGGGATGTGTTCCCCTCTCCCCAGGAAGCACACCTTTCTCTGGAGAAAATGCACTTGATAACTGACGCTGAAGTGTTGGACCTTAAACCTTGAGAGGGCTTTTAGAGAAACAAACTAAATTCTTGGCTGAAATGGCAGCATGTCCAGAGACATAACAGAGGTGGTGTCTTGGTGAAAGAGTGCTGCCCAGAGGGCctgggcaggtgctgctgcatcATTTCACAGGAGCcactggagaaggagagaaTAACAATAAGCTTCAGTCCCTCTTGATCAAACACTGCCCAGCACCTGGGGGCACCAGGTTTCATTATCAGGGGCTTCACAGAAGCCAAATGAtcaaataaacaagaaaaagttAGCTAGACTGATGATTCTCCTAATCTCCGCCACAGAGACCTTGTTTgccctctgctctccagagaGATGTGTTTCCCTCTATTCCATGTTGCTTATGCAACCACATATGCTTGGGCAAGAAGTGTCATGCAGGAAATACAAGCTTTGGCTTACAGAAAAATCCCTCAAATACTGTGCCTGAAGGACCCTCCATCTTGTAAGACACCTGATGGGCGTCTGTGGGGACAGCTTTTGCTCTCAACTGCCCTGGCATGACTCAGAAGAAGCTCTTAGTTTAGTTAAGTTGGGCAGAGACAAGAGCAAAGTTGTCTGTTTGTTGTATGTTTGTGTTTGGAAGTGATCTGGGAAAcccagggctccatcctcatcCCTGATGCACACAAAGAATTAATGGATTTGCATCTTTGTAAGGGGAAAGAGAATTGGGCCCACGTTGAGCGGTGATAATGAATGAAACTGAATTAAATTTTGATACATATTGGAGATATGTTAGTTACTATATAAAGTAATATACTTAATTAGCCCAGGAAGTCTGTTAAATATTACATAAGGTTACCAATGAGTTCCTGCAGGAAGTGAGGGAGCTGACATTTGTAGGTCTCCTCACATGAGAACCTGGTGGTAGCTCTGGAGAAATCCATGGACTCCACAAGTGGGCTTAAACTCTCCCCTAATTGCTTAGTGACCTGAAGTTTTATGAGGTCTGATGGAATGCAAAGGAGCACAGCTTGCACCACGGCCCAGAGAAGCCCAGCTCATTTCTCTacagctgctctgttttccatctGCCTGGGAACAGCACTGGCTTTGATTAGAAATGTTTTAGTCCTTCCCAAATCTCCTTTTGTCACTCCTGTCCCACACCGCTTGCTGCTATTAAGAGTATTGGAAACAAAGCCCAGCCTTGCCTCTTAAACCATCCCCTGATGGAGTACCAAATTTAACGGATACTTTTCAACAGAGCTTTAACATTCACTCCTCCATGTGGCAAAatgcttccagcagctgcacatgGATATCACATCTTGATATTCAGACCCTGCTGTCTCTCTCTGAAAACATCTATCGGTCTGAACAGCGGCTGCCAACTCAGTCCAAGCTGACAGATGTAGGATGACTTCTGGTTTCATTCCCCACTGTgctctgaaattttcatttcaaaatacaataCTGAATTGGCCTTGACACGAATCAGGTGTTAACTCTGATCAGACAGTCACTTCATTACTAATGGCATTACTCACCCAGCTCTGCGGTGTTTTCCTCCCCCAGGGTCGTTAAACATTTTCCTGCTCATGAAAGTGCTGTTGGATTgaacaaagacagaaatgtgACTTTCTTTGGTGACAAGGTGATTTGTAATTTTAGGGAGCTCGTTCCCAAGAAGCCAAAGGCAAGCATGGTAGTTTGGGACAGGTCCAACTATGAAAAGTCTCCCTGTACTAAAGGATGCATTTTTGAACACTTTGAGAGTTTGGATTTGCAGGTTACAGCTGGGAATGGAAAGAacaaaggaaggagaggaaagaaggaaggaaaagaaagaagtgaaaaggtAGAGGACATGTTTTGAACACAGGTGGACACACACTGTGGCCAGATGGGGAAAATTCCCCTCTAGAATTTGTGATCCTTCTCAGGGACATGGTGGCTTTGTGGCCATTTGCAGCTCTCAGAGCGTGTTGCTTTGGGAGTGGAGATGTTAGCTCCTCCCACCTTTCTGAAAGCTGGCTCACAGGTTATTTCTTAGCATTTTCAAGGATTATTCTGGTCATCATTGCCTTTGTTCAACATCAAACTTGCTCAGTTATGTCCCTTGCAGTATGGTATGGAAGAGACCTTCTGCCACCAGCAGAAGCTGTTTTGATACCTGGCTGAGCTGGATAAAGCACATCCAGGAACTGATTTCATCGTGTCCCAGCCCAGTTTGGATTGCCATGCTGGTTTTCAGTCCTAATAGCTCCCCAAGTTTTGACAGACAAtttgttgttgggtttgtttttaagagaaatataTATCAAAGAGTAACATTTCACTGCAAAGGCATCTCTAGCATGAGAAATGCTCCCCTGGCATTTTCTGTCTCCTACTCACTGGTGCtacatgtaaaatatttatgctgaGGGTTTGTGCTGTATCTTGGGGGTCTGGCAAAGCAGGAGCTCAAGGGCTCCTTGAAGATTTTGCCCTCAGCCACTCTGGAATCACTTTTCTCTTCCACACTGCCCATCCTGTCACCCACGTGTGCTGGTAACTTGTGAGGGGATCTcagaaaagggaattttccAAACAGAATAAACATGTACCATgatgaaaggcagaagaaaaggaaataaaacaaagggaTGGGTTTCATAGTGACAGATACTTGTGTGAATGCCAGAGCACTTTCAACCCTCATCAGTAAAGACATGAACACAAAGAGGTTTTTTAATcatctctttctttaaaatttgtctCACAGACACACTGCCTCCATGGGACAGAAGCAAGCAGTAGAAAAACTACAATTTGTGCATATCCTCCTAATTCCAGGTTTGTAGAGAGCTATCTGTGGGCAAGATGGTGCAGACAAGAGAAGACTTTTTGACTGTGAGGGCAGTCTGGAAGGCAGCTGGAACAAGTTGTCTGGAGGGGTTATGGAGTCTTCAttcctggagatattcaaaCCCCGGCCAGACAAAGTCCTGGCCAACCTGCTGTATCTGACCCTGCTTCAGCAGAGGAGTTGGCCTAGAAAACCTCAAGAcgtcccttccagcctgaaccATTCTGTGGTctgccacccccagctcctgcttctcaGGCACAACCTCAGAATAAACAGAAACTGGGCTCAGGAGAGcttggagctgagctgcagctcttaCCCTCAGGAAAGGTTCCACTGTACAGATCCACAAGGATTGAGCAGTGTTCAGAGATCTCCCTGCCCAGGAGAGGACCCCGTGGCCTGGTGCAGGGTGATCAGGACACCCTATATGAACATCTATAAGCACTTATGAGCATATGGGATATCTACACATGGCATATGTACTGTGTAAGCCAGGTCCAAACGTGAGCTCTCAGACCATCTGCTTGCATGCCTGTGTGTGATCTGCGTTAACTACTGGTTGGGTGGTTTCCTTTATTGCCAAGATGGCATGTTTCCTGAAATATATTAGAAATACACTTGTCCTGTCTGCTGAAGCAAGAGAGAAACATCAGGACCAGGAAACCTGTAATCTGAGCTCTATCACTTCTTATTTATCTAACAATCCTGGCAATTTACTCTGGATAAAAAATAACTGTGATTTATCCACGCTGTACTTTATCACTTTGTAAATTATCTTAGGTATGAAGCAGGGAGTTTGCCTTCTATCTGGATGgtgaaaattctgaaaaatggaTGACAGCCAACACACAGCAAGCTGCTCCTGGGGATAGGAGCTGTACAGCACGCACCCCATCATTTGGAACTTGTAAACATTTCAGTGAATGCTAGTGCTTGATTGAGTAGCTGGAGATTTCAAATAACACCAGATCACAGACAGCTGCACAGTGAAAGTGGTTTGTGGGTTCATTAAACATCAcgggagttaaaaaaaaaaaaaagctgtttctctgtCACATCTGCGGTGATCGACATAAAAGTCATGTCCTCTCCGCTGCGGCCGTGCTGCggctgcccagctgggctgtggtgaCACCCCGGCCCAGCCAGCTGTGTGGTTGAGTCTGATGATCCTCAAAGCAGGGCTGAAGCCACGCACGAAGTACCTCCAAGCCGTTTTCCCAGCGGTTTCTCGCACACGCCGCACCCTCGGCGCTGCCACCCGCGGCTCCCCGAGCCCACAGTGACATCCTCTGTCGGGATGCGGCACCAGCGGAGCCCGAGCCACCCCCGCGGCGGAGCGGCTTGGGGACACTTGTCTCCCCGAGGAAGGGGACACGCgtgccaggcagctgcagggcttgCCCGGCTGCCGGCTCATCGTGCACAGCCTGCCCGCCCTGCGCACAGCCGGGAAAAGCGAGCCCGGCTCTCAGCGCAGAGCCAGCGCgttgtgccagggctgggcacctTAAGGAACAGGATGAGGCTGGTTCTTGCTGAGGCCACCCTTGGGTGGGTGCCACCCCTGCGGGAGTGCTGAGAAGTGTTCCCACTGCTCGGCTCTGCCCACTGCAAAAGATTTACCGCGATCCCAGAGAGTCCTCTCggccccttcccagcaggatcaGCCGCTGCTATCAGGACAGTGGCTGTGGCAGTGTTTGAGGAGGAATTCTGTGAGGCTGTACTAGTTCCTGAGGTGAAAATAGCTTTTGGAGCAATCAGAAGGTGGCAAACCCCCTGAGTGTTAACTTCAGgcttgtttctgtgtttgtacaattttcttgctttgcttattttctctttgttcctcACAACTTATCAGAATTTCCCAGAAAGAAAGTTCTTGGCCAGCCAGCACCCAGTTCTCCAGCCAGCACCCTTCTTTGCTTTGCAGTTGCTGCTCTGCACATCCCTGTGCTGTTCTCCAGAGGGGTGATAGTGCAGCTGATCCTGCCCCTGTGACATGACACCTGTGAGGATATTTCCTCTCCTGCGACCTGGAGCAGGCACCGTGCCCAGGGGTTGTGTAGTGGTTGGTAACTTCACCCTGCAGAAGAACAAGTCCTCAGACAAAAGTTATTCCCTTTAGCTGTGAAGAGTGAACAAGTGGAGGAAGAAGGGAGCGTTAATCacctccctggagctggggccTGGGACAAGGACTCCTTGGTTTGCAGACCAAGAATTGCCTGCTCCTGGACAGCTTtacctcttcctcctgctgcccatgAGGAGCAGGGGCAAGATTATCACCCTCTATGTTCCACGTGCCCAGGGAGCCCTCCTGGCTGACTCATTAAAAGGCAAATGAAGATCTAACCTTCACTTCTGTTCATTAAGGCACACACCCCATGGCAGGAGCAATAAACTCATGGTGGACACTTTGGAGAGATGCAGGAATGTTGCTGTGCAGAATGCAAGGATGGTCTGGGAGAATTCAAGGCTACTCCTGAGCtgagaggggaaagaggaaTGTAGAGATGTTCTAGAGGGTGGCAAGGATACTTTGAGGTAATGCAGTGATGTTCCAGGGTTGAGAAGGGAAGGGGTAATGGGAGAGGACCCTCCGGGGGATTCAGGGATGATGCTCTGGGGTAGTGCAAGGATGCTACCAGGTTGAGAGGGGAATGTGTGGATGCTCAGGGGTGCTCTGGAGGAATGAAGGGATATTCTGGGGTAATACGAGGATGCTCCCGGGCTGAGAGGGTGCGTGGGAGCGTGCAGATGCTCAGGGATGCTCTAGTGGGATGCAGAGATGCTTGGGCAGATTCCGGGATGCTCTGGGGGTTTCGGGGCTGCTCGGGGGGTACGCGAGGGTGCTGGGGGCCGGAGCAGGAGGCGGgagcgggcggggcggggaggggcagcagccccgcggcggcggcgcggcgggagcggtGCGGGCCATGGAGAGCGGCGGGGCGCTGAACGGCTCCGCCACCGCCGGGCGCTTCGCCGCCGCGGGCACGGCAGCGCTGGGCGCGCTGATGGCCCTGCTCATCGCCGTCACCGTGGCGGGCAACGCGCTGGTGATGCTGGCCTTCGTGGCGGACTCCAGCCTGCGCACCCAGAACAACTTCTTCCTCCTCAACCTGGCCATCTCGGATTTCCTCGTAGGTAAAGTGCCGCCCGCGGGGCGCCGCGCCCGCCGGCACCGGCACGGCCCGGCAGCAACtcggcggcggggcgggcagaGCCGCCGGGGCTCCTCCTGCCCGGCTGCTCCTCCCGGGCCGTGCCTCCACTCCGGCCGTGCCCCGCTCCTGCCCCCACACCCTCCCGCAGTCCCCGGTCCCCTCCCGCTGTCCCCCGGCCTCTCCCTCCGTCACAGGGAAGGACCCACCCGGCACCCGCGGATCTCCCGGGGCAGCCACCGCGCAGAGCCCGAGTCTCACCGGGGACGGCCCCTCCGCTTGCAGGTGCCTTCTGCATCCCCCTGTACGTGCCCTATGTGCTGACGGGGAGATGGATCTTTGGGAGAAGCCTCTGCAAACTCTGGCTGGTGGTTGATTACCTGCTCTGCACCTCTTCGGTCTTCAACATCGTACTAATTAGCTACGACAGATTCCTCTCGGTGACAAGAGCGGTGAGTCCTGTCATGGCAGCTGAGAGGGACAtaactctcctcctcctttatTCTCCAGATTCTCTGCAGTAATTAAAAGCTCTTTGACTCCTCCAGAAATTACGAAGCTTTCAGCCTGGAAAGCAATAACCATCCACAAACACATAATTCAGTGGTGGTTTCAGCTTGGTATTCCCGGCACAATTAACTCACTTAAGGCTCAGACCCCGTTGTGCAGGTGTCCCCTTCCTAGGTGACGGGATAGTAGCGTACAAGCAAGTCAGCCAGGTAAGCAGACTTTTAACTAATTGCAAGAGCTTATTATCTCCAGGACAAACCAGTGGATTGCAGTCAGACTCGCAGCTTCTCCCTGGCTACCGCGGCAGTAGATTGCACTGCCGGCTTTGGAAGGGAATGTGGGGAGGTCCCTGGGTGTGTGGGAAGATCAAAATGCTCAGCTTTTCGCAGGAGGTAACGAGCAGTTCACAGGCAGATCTGATCCGCTGCTGTTTGCTCGTTCCCTGACTGCAAATACAACACGGATTCAGCCCAGGAGTTTGTCAAGTCCCTCTTCTTGTGACTTGCAGGGAGTAGCTGGGGACAACTCAGGCAAGTGGTGGGCGCAGACAACTGCCAGGCTCCAGCCAAGTCTGTACATTTCCACTTAGCAGACACCACATTTTGGAGCTGTAAAATGAGTGTTCTAAATCTTCCCTGCAAGAGTGAGATTTATCTAGCAATTGCTCCTGTTGCCTATGGCATACCAATTTGTTGGTCTGCTGGGATATTGCCTAGCAACTTTACCAGGAGTGCTAGCAGTCCATTTGTGAGGAGCCTCAGCCAGCTGGGGTGTGGGACTGTGTGTAAGAAAAGGCTTTCCTCTTGCAGGTCACCTACAGAGCCCAGCAAGGCAACATCAGGCAAGCAGTGCTGAAGATGGTGCTGGTGTGGGTGTTGGCCTTCCTGCTGTATGGTCCTGCCATTATCAGCTGGGAGTACATATCAGGCCAGAGCATCATCCCCACCGGGGAATGCTACGCTGAGTTCTTCTACAACTGGTATTTCCTCATGACAGCCTCCACGCTGGAGTTTTTCACTCCTTTCATCAGCGTGATGTTTTTCAACCTAAGCATTTACCTGAACATACAGAAGCGCACCAAAATGCGCCTGGATGTTTTCCATGAAGTGCACAATCAGTCCTTCACTGAGGAGGTGGAAAGGAGCCCAGAAGCAAAGCTTTCTTTGAAATGCTGTAAGTGGGAGCAGAAGGAGTCAGCTGAAACCCTCGACCTCTCTAAGAGCAAAGCTCAAGGAGCAGCCTCCACTTCCAGCCTGGATGCCAAAGATCTGCTGGCAACAAGCTCGGAGAGCTCCAGGAAACCGAAGTGTTGCAACAAAAAGAGCTGTAAGAATTCAGCCTCCACTCTGTGCTCAGAGAAACGGATGAAGACCATGTCCCAGAGCACGATTCAACGCTTCAGGCTCTCTAGAGACAAGAAAGTGGCCAAATCACTGGCAATCATCGTGGGCATTTTTGGGATTTGCTGGGCACCGTACACTCTCCTGATGATCATCCGCGCTGGCTGCCACGGCCAGTGCATCTCTGAGTTCTGGTATGAGACTTCCTTTTGGCTGCTGTGGATCAACTCGGCTGTCAACCCTGTCCTATACCCTCTCTGCCACTCCAGCTTCAGAAGGGCTTTTATTAAACTCCTTTGTCCCAAGAAGCTGACGATTCAGCCTCACAATGCCCTTCAGAACTACTGAAAGTGAAGCCAGCCCAGTGTGAGGATGAGAAAAGCCTTAGTTTACTTCTGCAGTATTGGGACTACAGCTTGTTTCCTTGGAAGAACCCAGGAGCAGTGGTCTGGGGCAggtgaggaaagcagaaaagagccCACTATTAACTTATTTTAGTTTATCAACAACAAAATCCCACATAGAAGGATAAAGGGGTTTATTGACATTAACCACAGGTAGTGAAATCTGTGTCCGCCACTCGCAGGTGCCACAAaagagctctgctgccacctAGTCAgcctgagcagcaccagcattTTTCTCCAATAAACTGAAAACCgaaaaataaaagctaacaAAATGTCTGGCTTTAAACTACTGCACTAAACTACAGCTTAGCTGTTTGCAGACCTGATCTTTCCCGTAAATGGGAGCGTTTTTTCCTTACACCTATTACATGTAGATGAtgatacagaaagaaaagaacaaacctcaaaagaaaaacatctcatTTATCATTTCTgctacagcagctgcagccataATCTGGATCTCTGTTCCATGGGGTGCAATAGATGTCCCTTCCACACCTCAGGAAGGGACAGATCTCTGCCCTAAGGAGTTTACAGCCAGACTCTGAGGCACTGAGCATCTTGAAGTGCCCTGCTGGCGCTGCCTGATCCCTCCCTGCTTCAAAACTGGTCTGATTTCCTTTGGGTCCTGCCACACACTGCCCAGTGGTCCCATGGGAGTGCTTCCCTCCTGCCCGGAGCCACGCAGCAGGAATGGGCCCTGGAAGGCCCCCAGAAAAGGGTTCCTGTGCCTACGTGAAAGGTGCCAGCACAGTACCAGCTTCTCCACAGACTCCACCATGACAACccaaagacattttcaaatcTGTTCTGCAGGATCTTAAAGATACTCTTCTGGCACTGTGTTAGGGAATGACAAGCTCAGAGAGAAGTAAATcttgtgttgtgttttttatGTTCCTTTTTATAGTGTTCCTTTCAAACCTCTTAAATTCATCAAGTTTCAGTTTCTTgccttcttccttttaaaatatctcaCTTCATTGGAGTTGAAATATGGAGTTTAAAATACCTCACTTCATTCAACCTGGGTTGAGCTGATTCA
The nucleotide sequence above comes from Corvus cornix cornix isolate S_Up_H32 chromosome 20, ASM73873v5, whole genome shotgun sequence. Encoded proteins:
- the HRH3 gene encoding histamine H3 receptor; this translates as MESGGALNGSATAGRFAAAGTAALGALMALLIAVTVAGNALVMLAFVADSSLRTQNNFFLLNLAISDFLVGAFCIPLYVPYVLTGRWIFGRSLCKLWLVVDYLLCTSSVFNIVLISYDRFLSVTRAVTYRAQQGNIRQAVLKMVLVWVLAFLLYGPAIISWEYISGQSIIPTGECYAEFFYNWYFLMTASTLEFFTPFISVMFFNLSIYLNIQKRTKMRLDVFHEVHNQSFTEEVERSPEAKLSLKCCKWEQKESAETLDLSKSKAQGAASTSSLDAKDLLATSSESSRKPKCCNKKSCKNSASTLCSEKRMKTMSQSTIQRFRLSRDKKVAKSLAIIVGIFGICWAPYTLLMIIRAGCHGQCISEFWYETSFWLLWINSAVNPVLYPLCHSSFRRAFIKLLCPKKLTIQPHNALQNY